The genomic segment GGCGTGACGTACTACGACGTGCTCCCCCTCCGCGGCACGGCCGACTTGGGCCAGCGAGGGACGCGAAACACGCCGGACGGCACCACCATCCGCCGGGGGGCGTACCTCGGGTCGGACTGCATCATGATGTCGCCCTCCTTCGTCAACGTCGGCGCGCACGTCGGCGACGGGACCCTCGTGGACTCCTGCGACACCGTCGGCTCCTGCGCGCAACTCGGCGAGAACGTCAAGCTGGGCGCGAACACCCTCGTCGGCGGCGTCCTCGAACCCGTCGAGGACGCGCCCGTGATAATCGAAGACGGCGTCTCGCTCGGTGCGGGCTGTCGGGTCACCTCGGGCTTCCACGTCGGCGAGAATACCGTCGTCGGCGAGAACACGCTCCTGTCGCCGCGCATCCCCGTCTACGACCTCGTCGAGGAGGAGGTGCTGTACGGTCACCTGCCGTCGAACCGCAGAGCGTTCACCCGCTACGTGGAGTCATCGCTCGGCGACCACGACATCTTCGCGGGCGGCGCGTACAAGCCCGCCGTCGTCGCCCTCGACATCGAGGACGACACCCTCGACAAGACGCGGCGCGAGGAGGCACTGCGCGGATGACGCCCGCCGGTGGCGGGGGAGGAGAGGCGGACCCGCGGATTCGACGGCTCTCCGAGTGGGACGGAGACGAACTCCTCGCACTCGCGGAGGAACACGGCACGCCCCTCTACGTCGTCGATTTGGACCGCGTGCGGGAGAACTGCGCTCGTCTCGACGCGGCGTTCCCCGACGCCGAAGTGCGCTACGCGCTGAAGGCCCACACGGGCCGCGCCGTCCTCGAAACCGTCCGCGAGGCGGGACTCGCCGCCGAGTGCGCCTCCGCGGGCGAGGTCGAACGCGCCCTCGCCGCCGGGTACGACGGGAGCGATGTCCAGTACACCGCCGTCAACCCGCCGGGACGTGACCTCGACCACGTCGTGGACCGCTGGCGCGACCATCCGGAACTCACCGTCACCGTCGGCGCGGCGGACACCGTCGACCGCCTGCGCGAACGCGGGTTCGACGGCCGCCTCTGCATCCGCGCCAACCCGGGCGTCGGCGCGGGCCACCACGAGAAGGTCCAGACGGGGGCGAACGCGAAGTTCGGCGTCCCGTACGACGACGTGGCCGAGTTGGCCGAGTCCGTCGCCGACGACTTCGAACTCGTCGGCCTGCACGCCCACGCCGGGAGCGGTAT from the Halogeometricum rufum genome contains:
- a CDS encoding 2,3,4,5-tetrahydropyridine-2,6-dicarboxylate N-succinyltransferase: MSIQSEIDDLWQRYEDDEIDAETAGSETLATLDAFLVSLEQGDVRAAEQVGDSGPDGWVVNEWVKRGILLNFGLRETIARDYGGVTYYDVLPLRGTADLGQRGTRNTPDGTTIRRGAYLGSDCIMMSPSFVNVGAHVGDGTLVDSCDTVGSCAQLGENVKLGANTLVGGVLEPVEDAPVIIEDGVSLGAGCRVTSGFHVGENTVVGENTLLSPRIPVYDLVEEEVLYGHLPSNRRAFTRYVESSLGDHDIFAGGAYKPAVVALDIEDDTLDKTRREEALRG